CGGAGGTCGCGTCGGCCGCGGCGAGCATCCGGTCGAGCGCCCACGCCAGGTTCACCGCCGTCGGCCGCGTCGCCCGCAGCCCGGAAGCGGCCATTCGGAGGCGGGCCAGCTGCTCGGTGCGCGACCCGGTCGCGGTGCGCGCGGCCAGCGCAAGGCCGTAGGCCGCGGCGAGGCCGATCGCGGGGGCGCCGCGCACGCGGAGCGCGCGGATCGCGTCAGCGACCTCTTCCCAGGTTGTGCAGCGGCATGACCGAAGATCGTGAGGCAGGGCCGTCTGGTCGATCAGACACAGCGCCCCGCCTTCCCACCACAAGGGGACCTCGGTGCTCATCCCGCGCGGTCTCCGGATCTGGACATCACGCGATGCAGGCGCCTCTCAGTATAGCGAAACGCGCATTCACTCGACCGGAAAGAGCCCCTTGGGCGCCTCCTCCTCGCGGATGTGCTCCGCCGTAATGGACACGTGCGCGGGTGTAAAGAGGAAGATCTCGTCTCCGACACGGTGCGTGTGCCCGTCGAGCGCATAGGCGACTCCGCTCAGGAAATCGACGACGCGCCGCCCCAGGTCCTTGTGCACGTTCCTGAGGTTGAGCACGATCGGCCGGTGTGTTTTGAGGTAGTCGGCCGCGGTCTGCGCTTCTTCATATTGCCCCGGCTCGAGCACCACGATCTCCAAGGACCGCTGAGTATGCAGGCGAAAAATCGGCGCCCGCGGCGGCGCGGTCTCGGCCGGTAATCCTCCTTCCTCATGCTCGCCGAAGCCCAGAAAGTGCCACATCCGTTGCATGACCCGGCCCATGTGTCGCCTCCGGTGTGGGGCGTCCGCTGCTGCGTTTTCTGCTGCGTCTTGCCGGCTATGTCTGGCTGCGGTCAGCAAATATGGCCCGCCCGATGCGGACCATGGTCGCGCCTTCCTCGATGGCCACTTCGAAATCCTCCGACATCCCCATCGACAACTCGGGAAGCGCGGCCCCGAGCACACGTTGTAGATTTTCCCTCAATTCGCGGAGCGCCCGAAACACGGGGCGCACCTCGTCGGGATCGGAGACCGCCGGCGCGATCGTCATCAGTCCGCGCAGTCTCAGCCCCGGCAGGACGGCCGTCCGGCGCACCACCGCCGCCGCCTCCTCCGGCGACGCGCCGTGCTTTTGCGGCTCGCGGGCCACGTTCACTTGAATCAGCACGTCGACGGCCCGCTCCTGCTCCACGGCGCGCCGGCTCAACTCTTCCGCCAGCGCCTCCGAGTCGACGGACTCAAGGACGTCGAACAGCCGCACAGCCTCCTTGGCCTTGTTCCGCTGGAGGCTGCCGATCAAGTGCCAGGACACGCCGGACACGGCCGGAATCTTCTCGCGCGCCTCCTGGACCCGGTTCTCACCGAACGTCCGGAGTCCCAGCGCGGCGGCGTCCCGCACCCGCGCGGCGTCGACGGTCTTGGTCACGGCGACCAGCAAGACGTCGTCGGCACGTCGGCCGCCGCGTTCCGCGGCCGCCCGGATTCGCGCGCGCACATTCGCAATATTGGTTGCAAGATCGGCCATGGAGGCTTCCCGGCGGGCGCTCTATTCGACGAAGTGGAATTATTCCCTTTGGGCTCGTTCGCACAGCCGGATGCACGCCGCCATGCGTCCGGTCTCGCGCGCTCGCCGGTAAGAGAAAAACAGGTCGGGCTCACAGCGCGTGCAGCCGGGCGTCATCTCGATGTGGTCCGGCCGCACCCCCGCGGCGGTGAGCTGCGCGCGAACGGCCGCCCTCAGATCAAGATACCATTTCCCGGGCGACGCCGGCCGCGCGGCCGGCGGCCACCACGGCGCCCCCCGCATCGCCTCGGCGACCGGACGGTCGACCTCGTAGCAGCAGCCGCCGATCGCCGGCCCCACCGCCGCGAGACATCGGGCGGGATCAGACCCGAAGGCCGCTTGGAGACGCGCCACCGCCGCCGGAACCGCCCCGGCGGCGACTCCGCGCCAGCCCGCATGCACGACCGCGGCCGCCGGACGGCCGGGATCCAGCATCAAGACCGGGACGCAGTCCGCGGTGTGGACCGCGAGCCAGACCTCTGGGGACGCCGTCAGGAGCGTATCCACGGCCGGGATGGTCCGGCCGGCGTCGCCGCGGCCGACCACCGCGGCCGCCGCCCCGTGGACCTGCTGCGCCTCCACCAGGCGCCGCGGCTCGGCCCCGAGCGCCGCCGCGACGAGCCGCCGGTTCCGGTCGACCGCCGTGCGCGCGTCGCCCACGGCATAGGAGAGGTTGAGGCTCCGGTAGGGCCCGCCGCTGGTGCCGCCCTGCCGCGTCGTGAACACGGCCCGCACGATGCCCGTCGCTTCGAGCGCATCGGCCCGCAGCACGCCCGCCTGTTTGCTCACACGAGACGTTCGCGGACCACGGCGCTCGCATAGTCCAGCACGGCGACGACCACCGCGATCATCCACAGCGCCGTCGCGGCCTGCGGCCACTGCAGCAGGTTGATGTACTGTTGGAGGACGAACCCGATGCCGCCGCCGCCGACGAAGCCGATCACCGTGCTGAACCGGACGTTGATGTCCCACCGGTAGATCGTAAACGCGATGAACTGCGGCACGATCTGCGGCACCACGGCGTACCGGATGACCTGCAGCGTGCTCGCCCCGGTCGCCATGATCGCCTCGATCGGACCCGTGTCGATGCTTTCGATCGCTTCCGAGTACAACTTGCCGAGCGACGCGATGCTGTGCACCCCGAGCGCCAGCACGCCGGCGAACGGGCCCAGCCCGACCCAGACGGTGAAGATGATCGCGAGCACGAGCGCCTCGATCGAGCGGGTGAGATTGAACACCGTCCGGGTCAGCGCGTAGACCGCGCCGCCGGCCGGCAGATGCCC
This DNA window, taken from bacterium, encodes the following:
- a CDS encoding cell division protein SepF; translated protein: MGRVMQRMWHFLGFGEHEEGGLPAETAPPRAPIFRLHTQRSLEIVVLEPGQYEEAQTAADYLKTHRPIVLNLRNVHKDLGRRVVDFLSGVAYALDGHTHRVGDEIFLFTPAHVSITAEHIREEEAPKGLFPVE
- a CDS encoding YggS family pyridoxal phosphate-dependent enzyme, with the protein product MADLATNIANVRARIRAAAERGGRRADDVLLVAVTKTVDAARVRDAAALGLRTFGENRVQEAREKIPAVSGVSWHLIGSLQRNKAKEAVRLFDVLESVDSEALAEELSRRAVEQERAVDVLIQVNVAREPQKHGASPEEAAAVVRRTAVLPGLRLRGLMTIAPAVSDPDEVRPVFRALRELRENLQRVLGAALPELSMGMSEDFEVAIEEGATMVRIGRAIFADRSQT
- the pgeF gene encoding peptidoglycan editing factor PgeF; amino-acid sequence: MSKQAGVLRADALEATGIVRAVFTTRQGGTSGGPYRSLNLSYAVGDARTAVDRNRRLVAAALGAEPRRLVEAQQVHGAAAAVVGRGDAGRTIPAVDTLLTASPEVWLAVHTADCVPVLMLDPGRPAAAVVHAGWRGVAAGAVPAAVARLQAAFGSDPARCLAAVGPAIGGCCYEVDRPVAEAMRGAPWWPPAARPASPGKWYLDLRAAVRAQLTAAGVRPDHIEMTPGCTRCEPDLFFSYRRARETGRMAACIRLCERAQRE